Part of the Geodermatophilus obscurus DSM 43160 genome is shown below.
CAGCAGGCCCACCACCGCGCCGGAGGCGTCGGTGCACAGCACCGGGTCGAAGCGCTGCGCGGCGGGCCGCGTCACCGCCCGCTGCAGCGTGGCGGCGACGTCGTCCGTGGGGGAGGCCTGGAGCGACACCGGCGCCAGGTACGGCGCCCCGGTCCGCGGGCAGGCCAGCCACAGCGCCACGGGCTCGCCCCGTCCGCCCACCAGCACCGCCGGCGGGACGGCGGACGGCGGCTCGCCGGCGTCGGACTGGCGCACCGGCCGCACGAGGGCGGCCACCCCGCGGGTCACCTGCGCCCGGGCGGCGTGCGTGCGGACCAGGGCGGCGACCTCGGGCGCCAGCGGCGCGAAGCCGGACGCTGGCCGGCCGAGCAGCCAGCCCTGCGCCAGCGGCACGCCGAGCCGGGTCAGCGCGGCCAGCTCCGCGACGGTCTCGACACCCTCGGCCAGCAGCCGGGCGTCGATGCGCCCGGCGAACTCGCCCACCACCTCGGCGAGCGCGGTGCGGACCGGGTCGGTGTCCACGCCGGTCACCAGGGCCCGGTCCAGCGTCACCAGCCGAGGGCGGACGGCGGCCATCTGCTGCAGGCCCGAACCGGCGTCGTCCAGCGCGACGAGGGCCCCGCGGGTGCGCAGCGCGTCGGTCTGCCGGCGCAGCGCGTCGAGGTCGTCGGCGGGCGTGTGCCCGGTGAGCTGGACGACGACGCGGTGCAGGTTCGGCCGGGCGGCGAGGGCCTCCTGGACCGGGGCGCTGCCGAGCAGGTGCGGACTGACGTTGACGGTGAGGAACGTGTCGGCGGGCAGCAGCGGGACGACGGCCAGGGCCTTGGCGATCGCCAGTGCCTCCAGCTCGGCGGCCAGGCCGCAGTCGGAAGCGGCGGCGGACCAGACGCCGGGGCCGGCGGTGCCGGGGAAGCGGGAGAGCGCCTCGTAGCCCACGACGCGCACCGCGGCGAGGTCGACGATCGGCTGGAACACCAGCGTCAGGTCGTCGGGGTCGGCGAGCAGCGGACGGCAGTCGGGCAGGCTGCTCACCGGGGGGCCGTCATGCACCGCCCATCGGCTCCCGCGCCGCCGCGCTCGACCCGGGACCGGCCGCACTCACCCCACCGGGTGGGCGGATGGCGGCGACACGACCGAGGAACGATCCCGTTCCCCGACGGGTCGCCGTGTCAGGATGTGCGGTCGACGTGGCCGGCGCATCCGCCGCCCACAGCGGACGAGGGAGCGCGGGCATGACGTCGGCACCCCCGTCCCTCCGGTCCGACGTGCTCACCGACCCCGGGCGGGTCGCCGCGGCGCGCCGGCTGCTCGCCGAGGCGTCCCCCGGCGTCCACGACCGGCTCGCGCAGCTCGCCGCGCGGCTGACGCAGGCCCCGGCGGCGCTGGTCTGCCTGGTCACCGACGCCGAGGTGCCCGTGGGGTCCTGCGGACTGCCGGCGTCGGTCGTCAGCGGTCCGCTGCCGCTCGAGGGCTCCCCGTGCGCGGTGACCGTCGGGCTGGGCGTCCCCGTCCCCGTCGTCGTCCCGGACGCGGCGCAGGACGAACGGCTGGCCGCGCTCCCCGCGGCGGCCGACGGGTCGCTCGTCGCCTACCTCGGCGTCCCGCTGCGGGCACGGTCCGGGCAGGTCGTCGGGGCGCTCGCGGTGTTCGACGGCGTCCGGCGCGACTGGTCGTCGGACCAGGTCGCCTCCCTCGAGCAGCTGGCCGCCTCGGTGGTCGCCGAGCTCGAGCTGTCCGCAGCCCGGTCGACCGCGGACGCCTCCCTGATGCGCCTGGAGCTGGCCCTGGAGGCCAGCGCCGTGGGCGCCTGGGAGGTCGACCTGCGGGGGCACACCATCGACTGGGACGAGCGCTGCGCGGCGATCTTCGGCTACGACTCCACCGTCCGGCTGGGGATGGACCGGCTGTTCGCCGAGCACGTGCACCCCGACGACCGGGAGCGCGCGCAGGCGGAAATGCAGGCCGCCGTCGACGCGCTGGCCCGGTACACGATCGAGCTGCGCGTGGTCCGCACCGACGGCGCGGTGCGCTGGACGGTCAGCCGCGGCCGGGTCCCCTGCCGGCCCGGACGGCGGGCCGGCGCGGATCGTGGGCACGGTCGTCGACGTCACGGAGGCCCACGAGCAGGCCGACCGGGAGCTCGACGCCGTCCGCCGCGCCGCCGCGATCGCCGAGGTTGCCGCCGAGCTGGCCGGCGCCACGCGGGTCACCCAGCTGGCCGAGATCGCGCTGCGCGCCGCTGCGGTGCTGGGCGCGGAGTCGATCGGGCTGGCGGTGTTCGACCCGCGCGACGACCGGCTGTACCTGCACCTGACCCGCCGCATCGTCGACACCGTGGCCAGCACGGCCGACGTCCAGCTGCCGGCCGGCGGGGTCGAGACGCCGCTGGACGACGAGCTGCCCACCCAGTGGGTCGCCCGGCACGGGGAGCCGCTGCTGTTCCCCGACGCGGCCGCGGCCGAGGCGCGCTTCCCCCGGATGGCCCGGGTCAACGAGGTGCTCGGCAGCCGGGCACTGGCCGCGCTGCCACTGCGGGTCGAGGGGCGGCTGCTGGGCAGCTTCGTCGTCGTCTGGACGACCGAGCGCGCCTTCCCCGACCGCGACGTCGAGCTGCTGGAGGGGCTGACCGCGCAGATCGCGCTGACCGCCTCGCGGCTGCGGGCCGACACCGTGCGCGCCGACGCCGTCGCAGCGATGGCCGAGGCCACCGCCCGGCTGCAGCTGCTCGCCGACACCGGGCGGGTGCTGTCGGGGACCCTGGACGTCAGCCTGCAGGTCGGCCAGCTCGCCGACGTCGTCGTCCCCACCCTGGCCGACTGGTGCTGGCTGGTGGTCACCGACGAGCAGGGGCGGCTGCACGAGGTGGCCTCCGCGCACCGCGACCCCGCGCTGCGCGCCGAGCTGGAGCTGTACGTGCACTCGATGGTCGCGGTGATGACCGACGAGGCCGCCGCGCCGTTGGTGACCCGCACCGGCCGCCCGCTGGTGCTGCCCAGGATGGACCCCGCGCGGGTCGAGCGCTCCATCCCGGAGCCCGCCACCCGTGAGCTGCTGGGCCGGCTGGCACCGGACTCCGGCGTGATCGTGCCGCTGGTGGCCCGCGGTCAGTCCCTCGGCGCGCTGGGGCTGTTCAACGGCGCCGAGCGGGGGCCGCACACACCGGCCGAGGTCGAGACCGCGGTCGAGGTGGGCCGCCGGGCCGGCCTCGCGCTGCACCACGCCCGGCTCTACGGCCAGCAGCGGGAGCTGGCCGGTGCGCTCCAGCACAGCATGCTCACCGCGCCACCGCAGCCGGACCACTGCGAGATCGTCGTCCGGTACGTGCCCGCGGCGGAGGGCGCGGAGATCGGTGGCGACTGGTACGACGCGTTCCTCGAGCCCGGCGGCGCGACCGTGCTGGCCATCGGCGACGTCGTCGGCCACGACACCGGGGCCGCCGCCTCCATGGGGCAGCTGCGCGGCCTGCTGCGCGGGATCAGCTACTCCAGCGGCGCACCGCCGGCGCAGGTGCTCACCCAGCTCGACTGCGCCGTCCACGGGCTGGGGCTGGACACGATGGCCACCGCGCTGGTCGCCCGGCTCGAGCAGGAGCACGCCGACCTGCGCGCCGGCGTCACCAGGCTCCGCTGGTCGAGCGCCGGCCACCCACCACCGGTGCTGCTGCTGCCCGACGGCCGGGTGCAGGTGCTCGACGAGCTGCCCGACCTGCTGCTCGGGGTCGACCCGTCGGCCGCGCGCCGGGACCGCGTCGCCGTCCTCCCCGCGGGCAGCACGGTCCTGCTGTACACCGACGGGCTGGTCGAGCGCCGCGACCGCGACCTCGACGCCGGCACCACGGAGCTGGTGGCCGTGCTGGCCGAGTACGCCGCGCTGCCGCTGGCCGACCTGTGCGACCGGGTGCTCGAGCGGCTCTTCCCGCCCGACGCGGAGGACGACGTCGCGCTGCTCGCCGTCCGGCTGCACTCCCAGGCCCGCCCGCGCCCCCCGGAGGCCGGCCCGCAGCTGCTCCCGCGGGGCATCCCGCCGGCACCGGCGGTGCGCCCCGAGGCCGGCGCCGCGACCTGAGCGAGGCCCCCGACCCCCTGACCGTGGAAGGACCCCGTCCTCCCCACCCCTCGCACACTCGGGGCGGGACCCGGGACGGGCCACGGCGAGCCTCTGGACGGGGCCGGCCCGGGACGGGGCCCTGCCGGGGGACCGGGGTCCTTCCTTCAGCGGCGGTCGCGGCGGCGCCAGCGGGCCGGGCGCCCGGCCCGCTGGCGCCGCAGCCGGCGACGGGCCCGGCCGGGCAGGTCCACGGCGACCGGGGCCTCCCAGCCGCGCCACACCGAGAGCACCCGCAGCGCGGCGACCAGCACGATGACCAGCGCCGCCACCGGGATCGGGTCCAGGCCGACCGGGCCGGCGAGCACGGTGAGCGCGATGGCCCCGAGCAGCGCGGCGACCGCGTTGTACGGGCCGGGCTGCACGATGTCGGCGCGCTGGGCCAGCAGCACGTCCCGGATGACCGCGCCGCCGACCGCGGTGAGCGTGCCGACGAAGACCACGCTGGCGCTGGGCAGGGCGGCCAGCTGCGCCTTCTGCGCGCCGATGACGGTGAAGAAGCCCAGCGTGACGGCGTCGAGGACGACGAGCAGGCCGGTCAGCCGGGACAGCCAGCCGGAGAAGTAGAACGTCACCGCCGCGGTGATGGCCACCGTGGGGAGGTAGGCGGGGTTGGTCAGGGCGACCGGCGGCAGGTCGCCCAGAAGCACGTCGCGGACGAGCCCGCCGCCGAGCCCGCCGCTGACGGCCAGGAGCAGGACGCCGGACACGGCGAACCCCTCGCGGGCGGCGAGCAGGCCGCCGGTCAGCGCGCCGATGACGATCGCGGCGAGGTCGACCGGCGCCGGCACCCGCAGCGTCTCCGCGGCCGCGGCCAGGATCTCCACGGCCGCATCCTCCCGCGCCGTCCGCAGACCCCGGCCGCAGCCTCCCGCACCCCTCCCTCGTCCCGGTGATCACGGGGTCGTTGCACGCACCGAAGGCGTGTCGAGCGGTGGCGGCGACGACAACCTCATGATCAACACCGTGAGGAGGCCGTCACCGCGGGTGACAGGAGGGCCCGGACGTCGCTAGCTTGCGGCTCCACCCGCCGCTCACCTGGAGGCCGCCGTGCCCGTACGCCCGCCGGACGAGAACGAGGTGGCCGCGCTCGCGGCCAGCTACGGCATGAAGCCCACCGCCGAGGAGGTGGCCGCCTACACGCCCATCGTCGCGGCCTTCCTCACCTCCTACGACGCGGTCGAGGAGCTCTACGCCGGGATCGCCCCGCAGGCGCCCGACGACCGGCCGAGCACCCGCCCCGCGGAGGCCGACAACCCGCTCGGTGCCTGGTACGTGACCACCGAGATCCGCGGCGCGGCCGAGGGCCCGCTGGCCGGCCGGACGGTGGCGGTCAAGGACAACGTCGAGGTCGCCGGCGTCCCGATGATGAACGGGTCGCACACCGTCGAGGGCTTCGTCCCGCGGGAGGACGCCACCGTCGTCACCCGTCTGCTGGAGGCCGGCGCGACGATCACCGGCAAGTCCGTCTGCGAGGACCTCTGCTTCTCCGGCGGCAGCCACACCTCCGTCACCGGGCCGGTGCGCAACCCGTGGGACCCGTCGCGGACGACCGGTGGCAGCTCCAGCGGCAGCGCCGCGCTGGTGGCATCAGGGGAGGTCGACCTGGCGGTCGGCGGGGACCAGGGCGGCTCGATCCGCATGCCCGCGGCCTTCTCCGGCATCGTCGGCCACAAGCCCACGCACGGGCTGGTGCCCTACACCGGCGCGTTCCCCATCGAGCTGACCCTCGACCACCTGGGGCCGATGACCCGCACGGTCGCCGACGCGGCAGCCATGCTCGACGTCCTCGCCGGCCGGGACGGCGACGACCCGCGCCAGCCCGCCGACGTGGTGCCCGAGCAGTACGCCGCCGCGCTGGACGGGGACGTCGCGGGCCTGCGGGTCGGGGTCGTCGCCCAGGGCTTCGGCTGGGAGGAGCTCTCCGAGGACGGCGTCGACGACACCGTCCGGGCGGCCGCCGAGCGGCTGCGGGAGCTGGGCATCGAGGTGGTGGACGTCGACCTGCCCTGGCACCGGCACGCGCTGCACGTCTGGAACGTCATCGCCACCGACGGCGCCACGGTGCAGATGGTCGAGGGCAACGGCTACGGCTGGAACTACGAGGGCCGTTACGACCCCGAGCTGATCGCCCACTACGGCCGCCAGCGCCGTGAGGTGGTCGACCGGTGGTCGCCGACGGTGACGGCGGTGGCGCTGACCGGCCGCTGGTCGCTGGAGCGCGAGCAGACCCGGCACTACGCGATGGCGCAGAATCTGGCCACCGAGGTGCGCCGGCAGTACGACGCCGCGCTGGCCGACGTCGACCTGCTGGTGATGCCGACCGTGCCGATGGTGGCCCCGGAGATCCCGGCACCGGACGACCCGGTGGAGACCCGCGTCGCCCGTGCGCTGGAGATGATCGTCAACTGCGCGCCGTTCGACGTCAGCGGCCACCCGGCCACGAGCGTCCCGGCCGGGCTCTCGCAGGGGTTGCCGGTCGGGATGATGCTGGTCGGCCGCCGGTTCGAGGACACCACCCCGCTGAAGGTGGCGCACGCCTTCGAGCAGCTGGTGGGCGGTTTCCCGCGGCCACCGGCCCGCTGACGCCCTCGCGGCCGACCCCGCCGTCTCCTCCGCAGTTGATCATGAGGTTGTCGCCGACCGCAGCGGCGTGTCCAGCCGTGTCGGCGTCGACAACCCCATGATCAACTCGGGGGGGGCTCCCCGGGTCACTGGCCGGGCGGGACCTCCACCGAGGTCGCCGTCCCGCGGCGCAGCTCGGCGTCACCGGTCGCCATGGCCTCCTGGCGGGCGGGCTCCTCGCGCAGGATCGCCGCGCCCTTCCAGTCCTCCGGGATGGCGAAGGCGTCGACCAGCGTGACCAGGTGCGGCCGCAGCTCCTTGAGCACGCCGTTCACCGTGGCGGTGAGCGCCTTGGAGCGGTTCGGGGTGAGCCGCCCGTGCTCGAGGAACCAGGCCCGGTCGGCCTCGATGGTGGTGAGCGCGTACAGGTCGCAGACCCGCTCGAGCAGGGCCTTCGCGCCGGCGTCCGTCGTCCGCTCGATGCCCGCGACGAAGGCCTCCAGCACGATCCGGTCGGTGTGCGCCTGCGCCGTCCGGAGCACGTGGTCCTGGACGTCGTTGAAGACGTCGAAGGGCCGGGCGCCGGGGGTCTCCGCGCCGCGCCGCAGCCGCCGGATCGCGCCCTCGAGCAGGTGCTTCTCGCGGTCCTCGAGCATCTTCAGCTGCCAGCCGCGGTCGAGCAGCGGCACCTCGTCCTCCCGGCCGGGGACGGCGTCGACGAGCCGGGCGATCAGGCCGCGGGCCGCCGTCCGCTCGAGCACGGTCTCGCGGACCATGTCGGCGATGAAGCCCACCTTGCCCCAGCCGTCGAGCGAGCCGAAGGCGTCGCGGTAGCCGGTGAGCAGGCCCTTGGCGACCAGCTGCAGCAGGACGGTGTTGTCGCCCTCGAAGGTGGTGAAGACGTCGGTGTCGGCCTTGAGGTGCGGCAGCCGGTTCTCCTGCAGGTAGCCGGCACCCCCGCAGGCCTCGCGGGCCGTCTGGATGGTCCGCGTGGCGTGCCAGGTCTGGGCGGCCTTGAGCCCGGCGGCCCGGGACTCCAGCTCGCGCTGCGCGCCCTCGTCGAGGTCCTCCGCGCCCTGGACGTCGTGCATCGTGCCGACCAGCTCCTCCTGCGCGAAGGAGTAGGCGTAGGTGGCCGCCAGGGCCGGCAGCAGCTTGCGCTGGTGCACGAGGTAGTCGTTGAGCAGGACCTCGCGGTCGGCGCCGGGCGCGGAGAACTGCCGGCGGGTCTGGCCGTAGCGGACGGCGATGTCCAGGGCGAGCTTGGTGGCCGCCGCTGCGGAGCCGCCGACGCTCACCCGGCCGCGCACCAGGGTGCCCAGCATGGTGAAGAAACGCCGGGTCTCGTTCTCGATCGAGCTGGTGTAGGTGCCGTCCTCGGCGACCTGGCCGTACCGGTCGAGCAGCATGTCCCGCGGCACGGTCACGTGGTCGAAGGACAGCCGGCCGTTGTCGACGCCGAGCAGCCCCGCCTTCGGGCCGTCGTCGCCGATGGTGACGCCGGGCATCGGGGCGCCCTGCTCGTCGCGGATCGGCACCAGCCAGGCGTGCACGCCGTGCCGCTCGCCCTTGGTGACCAGCTGGGCGAAGACGACCGCCATCCGGCCGTCCTTCGCCGCGTTGCCGATGTAGTCCTTGCGCGCGGCCTCGTGCGGCGTGTGCAGGTCGAAGGTCCGCGTCCCGGGGTCGTAGGTGCACGTCGTCCGCAGCTGCTGGACGTCGGAGCCGTGCCCGGTCTCGGTCATGGCGAAGCAGCCGGGCAGGTCGAAGCCCATGATGTCGCGCAGGTACGCGTCGTGGTGCCGCTCGGTGCCGAGCGCCTGGACGGCGCCGCCGAACAGCCCCCACTGGACGCCGGCCTTGACCATCAGCGACAGGTCGGTGAAGGCCAGCATCTCGATCGCGGTGACCGAGCCGCCGGCGTCGCCCTCGCCGCCGTACTCCTTGGGGAACCCAAGGGTGACCCGGCCGGACGCGGCGATCTTCTCCGCCATCCGGGTGACCCGCTCGCGGGCCTCCTGCACGTTCTCGCCGTAGACCGGCAGCAGGTCCGGGTCGTGCAGGTTCTCCCGCGCGTCGTGGCGGACGTGGCCCCAGCGGCCGTCGAGCACCTCGGTGAGCGTCCTCGGGTCCACCGCGTGCGGCAGGCTCGTGGTCATGCGTTGTCCTCCTTGCGGGTCACGACGCCGGAGAGGCCGGCCCAGGTGAGATCGGTCAGGTGGGCGGCGAGCTCCACCCGGGGCATCGGGCGGTCGGCCTGCAGCCACCAGTCGGCAGCCGAGCGGACCAGGCCGACCAGGCCGTGCCCCCAGGGCCGGGCGGCCGCAGGATCCCGACCGGCCTGCTCGAGGACGACCGCCACCAGCGCCGCGGCCTGGTCGCCGACGAGGTGGGACAGGTTCGCGATCGGGTCGCTGTCGGCCGGGTGGCCGACCGGCGGCCCCTGGACGACGAAGCGGTAGAGCTCGAGGTCGGCCTCGAGGAAGGCCAGGTAGGTCTCCACGGCGGCGGTGAGCATCTGCCGCGGGTCGGTGGTGGTGTCCATCGCCTCGCGCAGCCGGTCGGTGAGGTTGGCCGCCACCCGGGCGCAGACGGCGACGTGCAGCTCGCTGCGGTCGGCGAAGTGCCGGTAGACGACGGCCTTGCTGGTGCCGGCCGCGGTGGCGATCTCCTCCATGCCGACGCCGGCGCCGTGCCGGCCCACTGCGGTGATCGTGGCGTCGACCAGCTGCTCCCGGCGGGCGCGGCGGTGCTCGTCCCACCGCGAGTCGCGGCGGTCACGCCTCGACGTCTCCGACTTCACGACACCGACAGTACTTGATACCGTCGGTCTCAGACATCTTGCGGGACGGTGCTCCGCCGTCCCTGCCTCCATCCAGTGATCCGGGAGGTCACCCCGATGGCTCCGCAGACCCGGAGGGCCGCGATCGTCGGCGGCAACCGCATCCCCTTCGCCCGCTCGAACTCCGCGTACGCGCAGGCGTCCAACCAGGACATGCTCACCGCGACGCTGGACGGGCTGGTCGCCCGCTTCGGGCTGCAGGGCGCGCAGGTCGGCGAGGTCGTCGCCGGCGCCGTCCTCAAGCACTCCCGCGACTTCAACCTGACCCGCGAGGCGGTGCTGGGCTCGCGGCTGTCGGCCGCCACCCCGG
Proteins encoded:
- a CDS encoding EAL domain-containing protein — translated: MSSLPDCRPLLADPDDLTLVFQPIVDLAAVRVVGYEALSRFPGTAGPGVWSAAASDCGLAAELEALAIAKALAVVPLLPADTFLTVNVSPHLLGSAPVQEALAARPNLHRVVVQLTGHTPADDLDALRRQTDALRTRGALVALDDAGSGLQQMAAVRPRLVTLDRALVTGVDTDPVRTALAEVVGEFAGRIDARLLAEGVETVAELAALTRLGVPLAQGWLLGRPASGFAPLAPEVAALVRTHAARAQVTRGVAALVRPVRQSDAGEPPSAVPPAVLVGGRGEPVALWLACPRTGAPYLAPVSLQASPTDDVAATLQRAVTRPAAQRFDPVLCTDASGAVVGLLRVEDLATAVARS
- a CDS encoding GAF domain-containing SpoIIE family protein phosphatase encodes the protein MGTVVDVTEAHEQADRELDAVRRAAAIAEVAAELAGATRVTQLAEIALRAAAVLGAESIGLAVFDPRDDRLYLHLTRRIVDTVASTADVQLPAGGVETPLDDELPTQWVARHGEPLLFPDAAAAEARFPRMARVNEVLGSRALAALPLRVEGRLLGSFVVVWTTERAFPDRDVELLEGLTAQIALTASRLRADTVRADAVAAMAEATARLQLLADTGRVLSGTLDVSLQVGQLADVVVPTLADWCWLVVTDEQGRLHEVASAHRDPALRAELELYVHSMVAVMTDEAAAPLVTRTGRPLVLPRMDPARVERSIPEPATRELLGRLAPDSGVIVPLVARGQSLGALGLFNGAERGPHTPAEVETAVEVGRRAGLALHHARLYGQQRELAGALQHSMLTAPPQPDHCEIVVRYVPAAEGAEIGGDWYDAFLEPGGATVLAIGDVVGHDTGAAASMGQLRGLLRGISYSSGAPPAQVLTQLDCAVHGLGLDTMATALVARLEQEHADLRAGVTRLRWSSAGHPPPVLLLPDGRVQVLDELPDLLLGVDPSAARRDRVAVLPAGSTVLLYTDGLVERRDRDLDAGTTELVAVLAEYAALPLADLCDRVLERLFPPDAEDDVALLAVRLHSQARPRPPEAGPQLLPRGIPPAPAVRPEAGAAT
- a CDS encoding trimeric intracellular cation channel family protein; this encodes MEILAAAAETLRVPAPVDLAAIVIGALTGGLLAAREGFAVSGVLLLAVSGGLGGGLVRDVLLGDLPPVALTNPAYLPTVAITAAVTFYFSGWLSRLTGLLVVLDAVTLGFFTVIGAQKAQLAALPSASVVFVGTLTAVGGAVIRDVLLAQRADIVQPGPYNAVAALLGAIALTVLAGPVGLDPIPVAALVIVLVAALRVLSVWRGWEAPVAVDLPGRARRRLRRQRAGRPARWRRRDRR
- a CDS encoding amidase — translated: MPVRPPDENEVAALAASYGMKPTAEEVAAYTPIVAAFLTSYDAVEELYAGIAPQAPDDRPSTRPAEADNPLGAWYVTTEIRGAAEGPLAGRTVAVKDNVEVAGVPMMNGSHTVEGFVPREDATVVTRLLEAGATITGKSVCEDLCFSGGSHTSVTGPVRNPWDPSRTTGGSSSGSAALVASGEVDLAVGGDQGGSIRMPAAFSGIVGHKPTHGLVPYTGAFPIELTLDHLGPMTRTVADAAAMLDVLAGRDGDDPRQPADVVPEQYAAALDGDVAGLRVGVVAQGFGWEELSEDGVDDTVRAAAERLRELGIEVVDVDLPWHRHALHVWNVIATDGATVQMVEGNGYGWNYEGRYDPELIAHYGRQRREVVDRWSPTVTAVALTGRWSLEREQTRHYAMAQNLATEVRRQYDAALADVDLLVMPTVPMVAPEIPAPDDPVETRVARALEMIVNCAPFDVSGHPATSVPAGLSQGLPVGMMLVGRRFEDTTPLKVAHAFEQLVGGFPRPPAR
- a CDS encoding acyl-CoA dehydrogenase, which encodes MTTSLPHAVDPRTLTEVLDGRWGHVRHDARENLHDPDLLPVYGENVQEARERVTRMAEKIAASGRVTLGFPKEYGGEGDAGGSVTAIEMLAFTDLSLMVKAGVQWGLFGGAVQALGTERHHDAYLRDIMGFDLPGCFAMTETGHGSDVQQLRTTCTYDPGTRTFDLHTPHEAARKDYIGNAAKDGRMAVVFAQLVTKGERHGVHAWLVPIRDEQGAPMPGVTIGDDGPKAGLLGVDNGRLSFDHVTVPRDMLLDRYGQVAEDGTYTSSIENETRRFFTMLGTLVRGRVSVGGSAAAATKLALDIAVRYGQTRRQFSAPGADREVLLNDYLVHQRKLLPALAATYAYSFAQEELVGTMHDVQGAEDLDEGAQRELESRAAGLKAAQTWHATRTIQTAREACGGAGYLQENRLPHLKADTDVFTTFEGDNTVLLQLVAKGLLTGYRDAFGSLDGWGKVGFIADMVRETVLERTAARGLIARLVDAVPGREDEVPLLDRGWQLKMLEDREKHLLEGAIRRLRRGAETPGARPFDVFNDVQDHVLRTAQAHTDRIVLEAFVAGIERTTDAGAKALLERVCDLYALTTIEADRAWFLEHGRLTPNRSKALTATVNGVLKELRPHLVTLVDAFAIPEDWKGAAILREEPARQEAMATGDAELRRGTATSVEVPPGQ
- a CDS encoding TetR family transcriptional regulator, with translation MKSETSRRDRRDSRWDEHRRARREQLVDATITAVGRHGAGVGMEEIATAAGTSKAVVYRHFADRSELHVAVCARVAANLTDRLREAMDTTTDPRQMLTAAVETYLAFLEADLELYRFVVQGPPVGHPADSDPIANLSHLVGDQAAALVAVVLEQAGRDPAAARPWGHGLVGLVRSAADWWLQADRPMPRVELAAHLTDLTWAGLSGVVTRKEDNA